A genome region from Bacillaceae bacterium IKA-2 includes the following:
- a CDS encoding ABC-2 family transporter protein: MFYVSIFFQYAAQYLKTRLTYRIDTLVEIFSDFLFQAVNLVFILVVFGHTSFLNGWSRDEIIFIYGFFLVPYALFSAFFNIWDFNDRYIVKGEMDRVLTRPIHSLFQIIMERMELESIFGVVTGIIIMYYAGSNLGLTLAWYDFFIFIAMVLGGAFIYAGIFISLASIGFWSDSRTDIMPMMYNIGNYGRYPVDIYHRVIRFILTWILPFAFVGVYPAAYFLNREEWYGYAFLTPFMGLVFLTLAVSLWNSGVKRYRGAGN, translated from the coding sequence ATGTTTTATGTTTCTATTTTCTTTCAATATGCTGCACAATATTTAAAAACGAGACTTACGTATCGAATTGATACGCTTGTGGAAATTTTCTCTGATTTCTTGTTTCAAGCAGTTAACCTTGTCTTTATATTGGTCGTCTTTGGGCACACGTCATTTTTAAATGGTTGGAGCCGTGATGAAATTATTTTTATATATGGATTTTTTCTAGTGCCATATGCGTTATTTTCCGCTTTTTTTAACATTTGGGATTTTAATGACCGTTATATTGTTAAAGGAGAGATGGATCGTGTCTTGACCCGCCCAATTCATAGTCTTTTTCAAATTATTATGGAGCGGATGGAACTTGAATCGATTTTTGGAGTCGTTACTGGGATAATAATTATGTATTATGCGGGTTCCAATCTTGGGCTAACACTAGCCTGGTATGACTTCTTTATTTTTATAGCTATGGTATTAGGTGGCGCATTTATTTATGCAGGAATTTTCATTTCGCTTGCAAGCATTGGATTTTGGTCTGATAGCCGAACCGATATCATGCCTATGATGTATAATATTGGGAATTACGGAAGATATCCAGTAGATATCTATCACCGCGTGATCCGCTTTATTTTAACGTGGATATTGCCATTTGCATTCGTGGGTGTTTATCCGGCGGCGTACTTCTTAAATCGCGAAGAATGGTATGGTTACGCCTTTTTAACTCCGTTTATGGGTTTGGTTTTCTTGACACTAGCAGTGAGCTTATGGAATTCAGGTGTAAAAAGATATCGCGGTGCTGGTAACTAA
- a CDS encoding daunorubicin ABC transporter permease produces MSMYLEMIRIRFLMMLAYRTNYYSGILIYSINIGAYYFLWTAIYGGKEEIQGLSVIQMTTYITVAWMARAFYFNNIDREIATEIQDGKVAIEMIRPYNYLGMKTVQGLGEGLFRLLFFSVPGMFVVAFLFPVSFSASFATWAFFFVSLVFSFIVNTQINLLTGIMTFFLFNNSGLIRAKRVIIDLFSGLLLPISFYPLWAQDVMVYLPFQAISYIPSMIFTEGFTGSEIYSALILQAFWALLLLIPIQLLWLLAKKQLIVQGG; encoded by the coding sequence ATGAGTATGTATCTTGAAATGATTCGGATTCGTTTTTTAATGATGCTTGCTTATCGAACTAATTATTACAGTGGTATTTTAATTTATAGTATTAATATTGGTGCTTATTATTTTCTGTGGACTGCTATATATGGTGGGAAAGAAGAAATTCAAGGCTTATCCGTTATCCAAATGACAACGTATATTACCGTCGCATGGATGGCAAGGGCATTTTACTTTAATAATATTGATCGTGAAATAGCAACTGAAATTCAAGATGGTAAAGTAGCTATTGAGATGATCCGTCCTTACAACTATTTAGGAATGAAAACGGTGCAAGGTCTTGGCGAAGGGCTGTTTCGGCTGTTATTTTTTTCTGTTCCGGGGATGTTTGTCGTTGCTTTTTTGTTTCCAGTTAGCTTTTCCGCTAGTTTTGCGACGTGGGCATTCTTTTTTGTATCGTTAGTGTTTAGTTTTATTGTTAATACACAAATTAATTTATTAACTGGGATTATGACATTCTTCTTATTTAATAATTCAGGACTAATTCGTGCCAAACGCGTTATTATTGATCTTTTTTCAGGGTTATTACTACCAATCTCATTTTATCCACTTTGGGCTCAAGACGTGATGGTGTATTTACCGTTTCAAGCGATCAGTTATATTCCTAGTATGATCTTTACTGAAGGTTTTACGGGTAGTGAAATATACTCAGCTTTAATTCTGCAAGCGTTTTGGGCGTTATTATTACTGATTCCGATTCAACTGTTATGGCTACTGGCAAAAAAACAATTAATTGTGCAGGGGGGCTAG
- a CDS encoding ATP-binding cassette domain-containing protein — protein sequence MNIIEVRNLRKEFISYSSRPGLKGAFRDLFTRNYKVLAAVDDISLQLKQGEMVGYIGENGAGKSTTIKMLTGILTPTAGSIIVNGMDPHKQREEFVRTIGVVFGQRSQLWWDIAVQESFRLLKKVYRVSDEDYKNHMGHVIETLEIGPLLDKPVRKLSLGQRMRCELAAALIHNPPLLFLDEPTIGLDVLVKLRIRKFLKEINEKYKTTILLTTHDLTDIEALCERVVLLDEGKIVYDGKLAELQTNTVEAKQVEFQFLTEVRQVDLPSYANLNWIRKDAYTWLVGVDGDDRNVSQLISEVIHKNPIKNVRINKISTEEIIRKIYEEGMTVSP from the coding sequence TTGAATATAATAGAAGTACGTAATTTACGAAAAGAATTTATATCGTATTCTAGTCGCCCAGGACTTAAAGGAGCGTTTCGGGATTTGTTTACGAGAAATTATAAAGTACTTGCCGCAGTAGATGATATTTCCTTACAACTAAAACAGGGAGAAATGGTAGGTTATATTGGAGAGAACGGGGCGGGCAAATCAACTACGATAAAAATGCTTACAGGAATTTTAACACCAACTGCAGGTTCAATTATAGTTAATGGAATGGATCCACATAAACAGCGCGAAGAGTTCGTACGGACAATAGGAGTTGTATTTGGGCAACGTTCGCAGTTGTGGTGGGATATCGCTGTTCAAGAATCGTTTAGACTCTTAAAAAAAGTTTATCGAGTCTCTGACGAAGATTATAAAAATCATATGGGTCATGTGATTGAAACATTAGAGATAGGGCCATTATTGGACAAGCCAGTCAGGAAATTATCTTTAGGTCAACGGATGCGCTGTGAATTAGCAGCAGCTTTAATTCATAACCCACCACTTCTATTTCTAGACGAACCAACGATTGGCTTAGATGTATTAGTGAAATTAAGAATAAGAAAATTCTTAAAGGAGATTAACGAAAAGTACAAAACAACGATTCTGCTGACAACGCATGATTTAACAGATATTGAAGCACTTTGTGAACGAGTTGTCCTATTAGATGAAGGGAAAATTGTTTATGACGGAAAGTTAGCTGAGTTACAAACAAATACAGTTGAGGCAAAACAAGTGGAGTTTCAATTTTTAACTGAAGTAAGGCAAGTCGATTTGCCTTCTTATGCAAACCTAAATTGGATAAGAAAAGATGCTTACACGTGGTTGGTTGGTGTTGATGGTGATGATCGGAATGTTTCGCAATTAATTAGTGAAGTAATCCATAAAAATCCAATCAAAAATGTACGTATCAATAAAATTTCTACCGAAGAAATTATTCGTAAAATATATGAAGAAGGAATGACAGTCTCGCCATGA
- a CDS encoding glutamate-1-semialdehyde 2,1-aminomutase — protein MEIKKSETLYSEAQKHIVGGVNSPSRSYKGVGGGTPIFMERGKGAYFWDVDGNKYIDYLAAYGPIITGHAHPHITKAIIVAAENGVLYGTPTNLEIKFAKMLKSAIPSMELIRFVNSGTEAVMTTIRVARAYTGRDKIIKFAGCYHGHSDLVLVAAGSGPATLGTPDSAGVPESIAKDVITVPFNDIAAYTEALDKWGDQIAAVLVEPIVGNFGIVEPVPGFLKKVNELTHAFGALVIYDEVITAFRFMYGGAQNLLGVEPDITVLGKIIGGGLPIGAYGGKKEIMEQVSPLGPAYQAGTMAGNPASISSGIACLEILQQPEVYERLDQLGKLLEEGILKLASDYQIPITINRLKGALTVYFTTEKVINYELAEQTNGQMFAKFFKLMLKEGINLAPSKYEAWFLTTEHTKEDISYTLKAVENTFKVLKYA, from the coding sequence ATGGAAATTAAAAAATCAGAAACTTTATATTCCGAAGCTCAAAAACATATTGTTGGTGGGGTAAACAGCCCTTCTCGTTCATACAAAGGCGTTGGCGGTGGTACACCTATTTTTATGGAAAGAGGTAAGGGAGCTTATTTTTGGGACGTTGATGGAAATAAATATATCGACTATCTAGCAGCGTACGGGCCAATTATTACCGGTCATGCTCATCCCCATATTACAAAGGCAATTATTGTCGCCGCCGAAAATGGCGTATTATACGGTACACCTACAAACTTAGAAATAAAGTTTGCAAAAATGTTGAAATCAGCAATTCCATCGATGGAATTGATTCGTTTCGTCAATTCTGGCACTGAAGCTGTGATGACAACGATCCGTGTTGCTAGAGCTTATACTGGGCGCGACAAAATCATTAAATTTGCCGGCTGCTACCACGGTCATTCTGATTTGGTGCTAGTTGCCGCGGGATCGGGACCAGCGACTCTTGGTACTCCTGATTCAGCTGGCGTTCCCGAAAGTATTGCTAAGGACGTTATTACTGTTCCTTTTAATGATATTGCTGCTTATACTGAAGCTCTTGATAAATGGGGAGATCAAATAGCAGCAGTTTTAGTTGAACCGATTGTAGGTAACTTTGGTATAGTTGAGCCTGTTCCTGGATTTCTGAAAAAAGTTAACGAACTCACACACGCTTTCGGAGCACTTGTCATATACGACGAAGTCATTACGGCATTTCGATTCATGTACGGCGGAGCCCAAAATCTCTTAGGGGTGGAGCCCGATATAACCGTCTTAGGTAAGATTATCGGAGGTGGTTTACCAATTGGTGCTTATGGTGGGAAAAAGGAAATTATGGAACAAGTCTCTCCTTTAGGGCCGGCTTATCAAGCTGGAACAATGGCCGGAAATCCTGCTTCTATCAGTTCCGGTATTGCATGCCTAGAAATTTTGCAACAACCAGAGGTTTATGAAAGGTTAGATCAACTAGGGAAGTTGCTAGAAGAAGGCATCCTCAAACTCGCCAGTGATTACCAAATTCCAATTACGATTAATCGCCTTAAAGGGGCATTAACAGTCTATTTCACAACGGAAAAAGTAATAAATTACGAATTGGCTGAGCAAACTAATGGACAAATGTTTGCTAAATTCTTTAAACTAATGCTTAAAGAAGGAATTAATTTAGCTCCTTCCAAATACGAAGCATGGTTTCTGACAACTGAACACACTAAAGAAGATATTTCCTATACATTAAAAGCTGTAGAAAATACATTCAAAGTCCTTAAATATGCATAA